TCAGAGAGCCTGTGACGACGGCTGCTCCATGGGACGAGAAGTATGCGCTATCTCTCTGACGCCCTTACCCGCGTCGGTGAAGTACATAAGACCAAGGTTCGTGGTGCAGTGTGTGAAGGTGTCGTCAGAAAAGGAGAGTTCCTTGCCTGCCATGACGGCCGTTTGGACGTTGGGTGGGCGGAGAACCGCTCCCTAGCGATGCTGACCATGTTCTCCGCGACGTCGAAGGTGTGGATCTCAGGATTGATCCCGGATTTAAGGATGATGACAGTGACGATGCCGGTGCCGCAAGCGTTGTCGAGGATCTTGGAGTCAGATGTCAGCGGTTTTAGGGCCgcgatggaggagatggtATGATTTGCGAGTTCACGGGTAACTCCGCCAGTAGTAGCCTCGTGCTTTTCTGCAGTCTTGTTCAATTGCTCGGTGGGTGTGAGCTCGGGAGCGAACGACATGGCGGCACAGCAGATAGCTAAAGCACGACTTTAAGATAGTAATGTTGGCATGTGCATATTGCGATGGACGATTCCCAATGAGGTAAGTTTAGATCACTATAGTAAGCTTTTAGGCTAGATATTTTTCAGCAAACCTCTTTACGGTCAAAGAGCTTTATCTCATCCCTTCCAGTGGTGGAATAGGGTAGGGGGATGGGTCTCAACTCTCAACGCAATCTATCCCACTCGGGTATCCCACATTATCCGAGTGGGATAAAGCAAACCTCATCAAAGGATCAAATTTGTCAGTGCTGAttattctttctcttcataGGATTGCGATACTATATATTGGTCTATCCTGCTTATTCCAGAACTGAATTTAACTGAAGACTCAATCATCGACCGTCAGACACAATCATCATGAGAACAACCCGCACAGGAACCGCCTCTCTCTTAGACACAATTCTGACACGTCTCATAGACGATGTAATAGAGAATGGATCAAGTTTCCTTGCAGACGACGAGAACTTGCAGCATTATAAACACCATTTAAGTCATCTTGAGACAGCATCGAAGATAGCACTTCTTCGGGAATGCCTGTGCGTGCGACCGCCTTTGCCACTTCTGCCGGAGGATCTACTTCAAGATATCGACGCCATCCTCTCACGACTTCATCAGCACAAGATACTTACTCCAATTTCCTCACTCTCACCTTGGCGGACGATTCAACATGATGAACATCGAGCGACCAAGGTTCATCTCTGGAGAGGCGACATCACGACTTTGACTGGTGTAACAGCTATCACCAATGCCGCGAACAGCCAGGGCCTAGGGTGCTTTCAACCAACTCATCGATGTAttgacaacatcatccacGCTGAGGCAGGGCCACGGCTGCGAGAAGAGTGTTTCCAGCGAATGCAGGCCagaggaaaagagcttgAGCCTGGAGAAGTACTTGTCACTGAAGGTCACGCTCTTTTTGCGTCTTCTGTCATCCATACCGTAGGGCCACAGCTAAAGAGAGGTACTTCGCCTACCGAGACTGAGAGGCGGCAGCTGGCCAAGTGTTATGAGACGATTCTTGATGCATTAGAGCGTTTGCCGTGTGAGGAGGACGGTAGCAAATCAGTTGCTCTTTGCTGTATTTCGACGGGCTTGTTTGCATTTCCAGCGGATGAAGCAGCTGAGATAGCAGTGTCAACTGTCACGTCATGGCTCCAGAAGCATCCATCAACAACGGTTACAGacgtcatcttcaacacattCACCGAATCAGACACCGAGATCTACTCGAAACTTCTTGGGCCTCCGCCGACAAAACCACTCTCACTTGCCAAGAGCCTGCCACAAAGCTCTCTCAGCTTAGGGCGCGACTGGCTCGCCTCAGCAGACGCTGTCCTCATCACAGCCGGCGCAGGTCTATCAGCCGCAGAAGGGCTGGACTACCACTCTCGTGacctcttcaagaagaatTTCCCAGGTTGTCTCAAGCTCGGATTGTCTTCACTGTATAGCGTCTTTGGCTTCAACGACTGGCCTTCGGAGGAGCATCGATGGGGATATTTCTTCACTCATTTAAACATGGTAGCCAACTGGTCTAATACGCCTACTTACCAGGCTTTAATACTGTGGCTGAAGAATTTTGGGCAAGACGCATTTGTGCGCACGTCAAATGCTGACGGGCTGTTTCTCGCAAATGGCTGGCCAAAAGAGCAACTTTCTACACCGCAAGGCTCGTATGGATATCTACAGTGTCTGAATAACTGCAGAGTCGACGCTGTCGTGCCATCAGCTCCCCTTGTAGCTGATGCAATGCCTCACATTGACAAGGCGACACAAAAATTGATGGATTCAAGCAAGATTCCGTTGTGCAGGTTCTGCGGTTCGAAAATGAGTATCTGCGTTCGGGCGGGCTCCTGGTTCAATCAGGCGCCTTTCCGAGAAGGCGAAGTTCAGTGGAAAGCATGGAAAACTCGGGTGctaagagaaaagaagaatctAGTAGTTTTAGAACTCGGCGTCGGGATGAATACGCCTGGAGTTTTGAGATGGCCGAATGAAGATTTGGTGATGCGAAGTGACGGGCGAGTCAAGCTCATTCGCGTTGGCATGGGTCCAGAGGCGATGGTGCCGTGGGAGCAGGAAGACGAGGGTCTGAGCACTTGTATTCAAGGCGACATCGGGCGCGCGATTCCTCTGTTGCTAGAAGGAAGCGGCGATCGCCAATAATTTATAGAAGAATAAATAGAAGCCATAGAGAATGAAGATCATGAATGCGCCTTAACGACAGCCCTATCCGAATGTCGTGCCGTCTTTCAGCCCAGTCACGCGTCATCACCTGCAGCGCCAAAGAGGCGCATGATGCCAAGCGTGGGTACCGCTGAAATTCACCGGCATATCCGCGTGGCTGTGAATTTTACCGCCCCAAATTTTCTACTAAAACCATCACGCTCCTCAGCCCAGTAACCTCATCTTTAATATTTCCGACTTTTTCGCGCGATAATTCGACGTGTTGCTACGGTATGGTAGTGTTATAGCAGAAAATGGGACTGGATGCCCTGAACAAGCTCGCGGCGGCCGGTGAGGCTGTTTATCAGAACCTCTCTAAAAAATGGTGATCTCTGAAAGGCTCCACTGGTGGATCAAGTTACTCATTGTGAATAGGGATGAGAGAAAGCGACGGCAGGCGGAAGAGGCATGGCTTGCGAAATACGCTGAAGAAATCCGTCAGCGAAATGAATTCCTGTCTCTCGTCACGAGTAAAGTCACAGGCGACTCAGCCTTCGAAATGGCACCTCTGCAATGCAACCCGCGCGAAACTCAAAGAGCAGTCTTTCTCGTCACAACGCCTATTGCCTTTGGCGTACTTGAAGTCTCGGAGGCAAGCTACAAATTGTTAGCAAGACATGTCGGCATGAGTCTGAACAGCGTGAGTCATTGGGCGGTGTGCGTTATCGATAGAGGGCTGGGGAAGTGCTATTGCTACGATTTGATGAGCGATCGGTTGGAGTTGACGATGCTGGGGAAGAATTATTTCAGGGTGGCGGTCATCACGGAGGAGTTTGTTGAGACGTGGAGTTCGTGCTATTATATCGGAGAGACGACCAAGACGCATGAGGAGATTCAGGCGATAGGTATGTTACACAAAGCCGCGGTGTGACAAGCTTTCTAACGACTGGACAGGACAACATCATATCGGACTAAATCCTCGGTATAAATTACTGTCGAATAATTGTCAGCATCTTGTTGACAGCCTTGTCAAGGAGCTTTGCAACGGCAAAGTCATCAGCCAGGCAAAGCTAGACGAGGAGTTATCGCTCGCGTCACCGAAGATTGCACGCGACTTGCTCGTTGGGAGAATAAGGTCGAAGATGGATGTCGGTGGCGAGAGCGAGGATAGTCCTTCGATCAAAGAGCATTTGGAGGCAATCAAAAGCCACTGGGGCGACAGGAAATAATTCATGATGATACCCAGGGtaattagataattaaaCATTAGAACTCTTTACCATCTTCGACATAAATTATTAGTTTAAACAAcagaagagggaagagaaatCGAGTTTCATTATGAATTAAGGCAAGAGATAAAAATTTACATTTTATGACACTCTGTGCTGTGAAGTCAATTACGCCTTGGGAGATGGTAACTACCAGACTGGTAAGTGAGAACAAAGAACAGCAAGATATCTGATTGAGAAACTGTGATACGCTTATATACTCCAATTTGTGGCTCTGCTGTCACCAATAGCTATTCCTCCGCTTCGGAGATCTCCCCGAATAGCTCAGCTGGAAGAGCGTTCGGCTGTAATTGTTAATCTGACACCGAAAGGTCACTTGTTCGATCCAGGTTTCGGGGAGCACAAATTCTTTTTGCACATTTCACTTTATGCCAGCATTACGTTTTTCTCTGTGCTTGTTTGTAATTCTCATCTTATGTCATTTTTGCAACCTATTTCAATTATGCTTCTGGTGCCACTTGGCAGATGTCTGGGTTTAGGCAAATGAGAGCTGGCTGGGTGATAGTCTGACGACTATGTCCAGTCAGAATGATTGATTCTGAGTGGTTTCAAGTGCTGAGATGAGAATGTGCTGACGCACGTCATCTTTTGATATGGTGAGGATGCCCGAGGGTGAGGTTGGTAGTCAGTCTCGTGAGATATTAGGTCATTTATCCCTCTCCTTTTGACGATGACGGTTCTCAAACCTACCATCATTTTGTAGACACGCCTGCCAAAATGCTAGCATCTCTCCCACCAGAAATCCTCGAAAACATTTGCGACAAGGTATGTATTTCACTGATACATGTCAATACGAGCTGACAGTGGTAGCTCAGCGGTATCGACCTCCAACGGCTGTCGCTGACGGCAAAATGGCTACACAAGATAACATTTCGCCAACTCTGGCGCTCCCTGACTATTAAACCGTATCCCGAGAGCGAGCGACATTGCATAAACCCTTATGGACCACCGCAATATTGCCTCCAGTATACGAGAGAGCTCCGCTTCGATCCTGGTGTTGACGCAGACCCGAAGCGATGTATCCATGCTGGTGACTGGCTTGGTTACATGGGCAACTGGACTGACAAagttcctcttcatcagtaTACTTGGGAGGCTAGGGGCGATAGTTTTGGGTTAGAAGGCGGAAAGCTTGTGAGGGTAAAGTTTGAGTGTCTTGCGCAAAGGGCTGTGATTTTGCTTAATCGTTTCAATGCCGGGCAACTCGAATCGTTTAGGTAAGGCAAATCCTTATATGAAGAAACTTCTAATATCGTTGCTAGCTGGTACTATACTTCTTGTATCCCCTGTGAGATTCTCGAGATTCTGTGTCTCAAGCATCCCTGCATCCagagcctcagcctcgtcaCAGATCCCTTC
This genomic stretch from Fusarium fujikuroi IMI 58289 draft genome, chromosome FFUJ_chr09 harbors:
- a CDS encoding phosphatase family protein, with product MRTTRTGTASLLDTILTRLIDDVIENGSSFLADDENLQHYKHHLSHLETASKIALLRECLCVRPPLPLLPEDLLQDIDAILSRLHQHKILTPISSLSPWRTIQHDEHRATKVHLWRGDITTLTGVTAITNAANSQGLGCFQPTHRCIDNIIHAEAGPRLREECFQRMQARGKELEPGEVLVTEGHALFASSVIHTVGPQLKRGTSPTETERRQLAKCYETILDALERLPCEEDGSKSVALCCISTGLFAFPADEAAEIAVSTVTSWLQKHPSTTVTDVIFNTFTESDTEIYSKLLGPPPTKPLSLAKSLPQSSLSLGRDWLASADAVLITAGAGLSAAEGLDYHSRDLFKKNFPGCLKLGLSSLYSVFGFNDWPSEEHRWGYFFTHLNMVANWSNTPTYQALILWLKNFGQDAFVRTSNADGLFLANGWPKEQLSTPQGSYGYLQCLNNCRVDAVVPSAPLVADAMPHIDKATQKLMDSSKIPLCRFCGSKMSICVRAGSWFNQAPFREGEVQWKAWKTRVLREKKNLVVLELGVGMNTPGVLRWPNEDLVMRSDGRVKLIRVGMGPEAMVPWEQEDEGLSTCIQGDIGRAIPLLLEGSGDRQ